DNA from Halogeometricum sp. S1BR25-6:
GACGTGGATAGTGAACTCGCCGACCTCGAAGGTGTCGCCCTCCGCCACCTCGGTGAACCGCTCCTTGGAGAGGTCGTACTCGTCCAACCACGCCTCGTCTTCGTACACCACGTCCAGCGAATCGTCCGGCGCGTAGTACTGCGCGTCGGTCGCTTCGAGGATGGGCGCCTGACTCGGCCCGTGGACGTGGTCGGTGTGTTCGTGAGTGGCGAGCACCGCGTCCATCTCGTCGATATCGTCGGGGTCGAACGGCACCGGAATCATGCGGACGGTCCGCGGCGGGTCGCCCAGACCGACGTAGGGGTCGATGGCGACCGTCGTCCCTTCGCTGCCCTTCAGGAAGAAGCCGTTGCAGCCGAGATACCACGCGGCGACGGTGTCCGGCGACGCCGACTCGACGGCGCGCGGGAGCCAATCGTCCCAGTCGCTGACGCTCATGCCCGTGCGTGCGTCCGGGCGGAGGCTAAGTGTTGCGGACCCCGGCGAACCAAACTGTGTAGGGGTGTGGATTCATACTCCCGAGGAACGAAACGAAGACGAACGCTTCGGGCCGCCGACCCGATGGCCGCGACTCGCTTGCCCCCTCGTTTCGCGCGTTAGGGAGGCGTAACCATCACGAAAGAAAACAACGAACGTACCGATTAGGGCCTCTATAATCTACATACGAATAGGGAATCTACTCACTACTACACGTTAGCAAACTAATATCCGGCATAAGGTATATATCACCCACCGACGTTTGATAGTACGTCATGTCAGTTCATCGCAGACAGACGGCCGACTTCTCGCAGATGGACGAGACGATGCGCCTGCTCGGGCAGTGGGACCCGGAACCCCCGGCTTCCAACCTGGACTGAGCACTCGGCGCGCCGCCCGTCCCCCCGCAATCGAATCGCCCGCCCTCGACGACGACCGCTTTCTCGGTCCGTTTTCGGACGAAACACGTACCAGCGACGGCGCTGACGAACCAGCATGCGAATGAGTATCATCGGCGGCGGCACAGTCGGCGAAGAGACCCGCGAGACGGCCGTCGCCGTCGGTCGTATCGTCGCCCGGCGCGGACACACCGTCGTCTGCGGCGGCCTCGGCGGGGTGATGGAGGCGGCCTGCCGCGGCGCGAAGAAGGCGGGCGGCGACACCGTCGGCATCCTCCCCACCGAGCGACGCGCGGACGCCAACGAATACGTAGATATCGCCATCGCCACCGGTCTCGGTCACGCGCGCAACGGCCTCGTCGTGATGAACGGCGACGGCGTCATCGCCATCGACGGCGCCGGCGGGACGCTCACGGAAGTGGGGTTCTCGCTGGTGTTCGACCGTCCCATCGCGGGGTTAGGCACGCACGACGTCCCCGGTGTGGAGGCTTGTGAGACGCCCGCGGACGCGGTTCGGTACGTCGAGAGCGAGTTAGGAATCTAATACCGTCCACAGCGTCCCGTCATTCCTTCCGGTTCTCCCAGTACCGCGACGCGACGGCGCCCATCCCGACGGTTCCGAGGACGAAGTTGGTCAGGTCGCCGACGACGGGAACAATAGACAAAACGGAGACGGCCACGGCGCCGACGACGAGGCTCTTCCACGGGTCGGCGCTCCCGGCGGCGCGCGCGAGGACCGCACCGAACGCCACCATCGCGAGGAGGTTCGCCGCGAGACCGACGATAGCGACGACGATGACGCCGGGAATCACCACGACGATGCCGATGACGGTGATGGTGAGTGCGACGACTGCGACGAAGACGGAGACCAGCGTCAGAAGGCCGTAGACGAACGACTCGACGGGTTGCGAGCGGATTCGTGCCACGAGCGCGCGGGAGTACTGCGGGGCGACTCCGAGAACGAACGCGCCGAACAGGAGGTTCAAGACGAGTGCCACGACGAACGCGAGCAGCGGTCCGAACACGGGCGCTCGCGGCATCTCCGGGACGGTCTGTGCCGCGGCCGGTTCGACGAAGGTGGCGACGCAGGTGACTCCCGCGAGGAAGGCGACGACGGACGCTACGAATGGCTCTGAGTTGACACGTGCGGAGGGCACGGCGGAGAGAACGCGAATCGAGATAAATGTCTTGTGGAGGTGAGAGTTCCGGAGACGGAGGCCTCCTCACCAGGTGCCGTGGAACGTGTCGAACTCCAGGGAGTCGAGGGGTTTGTCGCCGACGGCGATGCGGTACTCGCCGGGCGTCAGCATCGGCTTGTGGAAGCGCGGGCCGTCGTCGGTGGTGATGCGGGGACAGCCGGTGTTGACGAAGGCGTCCATGTCGAAGTTTCTGAGTCGGTCCGGCGTCACCTCGTCCATCGTGATGAGGTAGGCGTTCGGGTTGTCGTCGAGTATCTTCTCGGCGATTTCCATGCGACCCTGTCCGATCTTCGTACAGAAGATGACGCCCCACTTCTCGGCGTCCATCGCCTTGTGGACGGAGGCGTAGCGCTGCTTCATGAACTGCTCCGTGTCGGCTATCTTCACGACGTTGTTGACGGGGTCGGCGATGACGACGTTCTTCTCGGGGTGTTCCATCGCCAGTCCGAGCGGGTGGAACTTCCCGCCGCCGACGTACAGCACCTGGTCGGCGTCGATATCCGCGGAGGCGTAGTTACAGCCGAGCACCTGCCCCTCGTGGGAGAGGCGGTCGTCGCCGCGGCGGGTGTGGACGTCGTAGCCGCGCTCTTCGAGCCAATCGCACATGTCCTCGAAGCGGTTCATGTGCTGGGCGGTGGTGACGAGGCCGACCTCCTCGCCGTCGAGTTTCTCGAGGGAGTCCTCCAGGATGGGCATCGGGTCGACGTTCGAGAACAGCGGCACGTAGATGATCTTGTCCGACTCCTTCATCGGCGAGTGGCCGAAGTGGACGAAGACATCCGTCCGGCGCATCAGGTAGGTGTCGAGGTCGCAGGCGCCGTAACAGGGCTGACCCGACAGCATGAACGTCACGTCGTCGCCGCACAGTTCACGCAGGTCGTCGGCGACGGCCGGGCCGCGGCGTTTCAGGCCCTCCGGGAACTGCAGGCCGACCCGGTTCGCGTCCCGTTCTTCGACCTCCTCGACGATGCGTTCGAGTTCGTAGTCCCACTCCCGGTCGTGCCGCAGCGACATCCCGGTGTTCCTGAGGTCCCCCTCGGTGGTCGCGTCTTGACTCATTGCACCTCTCTTGCCAGTCGGGAGGGATAACGTCGGCGGTTCCTGACCCTTCGATTCCGGCGGGAGAGGTCTGTGAGCCGCTCGCACTCTCCGCGACGGATTTTCTCATCGCGAGTCGTATCTCGTCCGTACCGTTGAGAAACCGAAAGGCGACCGGTCGAGTGCGCCGACTGCGGGGCGACATCGAAGACGAAGCGTCGCTCACCGCGGAGCGCGCCCGAACTGACCGCCGACTGTCGAGGGCCGTACGTCGGACGGAAGGGGAGGAATCCGTGGCTCTGTCGCGTCGGTCGCTCTCCCGGAGGGCGCAGTCGCGTTCGATTCGGTGGCCGTCGGCGGCGTGCGAGATTCGTTGGCGTCCGCGCGGGTAGCGGTGGCGGTGCCGGTCCGGTTCACGGGCGTCCGGTCCGGCGTCGACATCGGGGGCGGCGACTCGGACTCCGCCGCGTCCCGAGTGCGTTCGTACCACGGCGGCGGCGAAATCTGGACGGCGTCGACGCCCGAGTACCAGAGGTGGTACCGCACCGACCGGTTCTCCCCGCCGTCGGCGACGACGTACGAGACGCTGAGACGCCGGACGAACCCGTCGGGTCCGACCCGCGCCTCGGCGCGGTAGTCGCTGACGTTCTCGGGGTCCGCGAACGCCTCCGGCGTTCCCGTGGCGACGACGCGGTACGGCGACTCCGGTTCCGCCTCCGCCTCGCGCGTGACGGACGTCCGGGTCGCGTCCAGATACCGTTCGACGGCGGTAGCGGCGCGCCGTTCGAACGGACCGCGACCGCTCCGGTCGAGGCGGACGCGGAAGCGGGAGACGTCCCCTTCCCCCCGTTCGTTGTGGACGTACGCGTACCGCCCGTTCGCGTACGCGGTGTAGTGAACCAGCCTATCCCCGTCGCCGGCGGTCGGGGTAGTATCCGCCCCGCCGGTTCCGGTCGAGTCGCCCGCGTCACCTCCCCCGCCGGAGGCGTTCGTCCCGGCGCCGTTCTCTTCGACGCGGACGGACCCGGCGACGACGTAGCGGAACCGGCGCGGACTCTCGACGGCCGCCTCCCTCCAGACGTCGTCCCAGACGTCGCCCCGCCAGGTCTCGGTGCCCGACTCGCGGACGACAAGGCGGTAGGACCGTCCGGTGACGGCGTCGGCGTGGGCGGCCGCGAGCCGTTCGGGCCCCGTCACGCCCGTCGGACCGATTCCCGGCGGGAAGGACTCGCTCTCGGTTCGGGCGGCCGCCGAGTCCGCGCGCCCACTCTCCGAACCCGAGGTCGACCCCGCGGCGCCCCCGGCCGGGGGGTACGCGAGGCCCAACGGGCCGAACAGCGCCGTGACGACGAGCGCGGCGAGGACGACGGCGGCGATTCCGACCACGAGGGAGTCTCCGACCCGCCCGAGAGCGGCCCGGCGGCCGGACGGGGTCTCCGACTCCGGCGCGTCGACGACGGGCGAGGCGTCGAAGTACTCGTCGAAGAGGCGCTCGGCGTCCCGGCGGTCGAGGGCGTACAGCGCCAGGTCGCGGAGTTCCGCGGGGCCGACGACGGCTGCGTTCGCGCGCGCCGCGCGGCGACGGAGCGCGGGGGTGGGTCTCGCCGCGACCACGACGTCGGCGTCGGCGGCGACGCTCGGCCGGCGAAGCCGTCGCCGAGCGGAGACGGGCGAGAGCACCCGGTCGCCCCCGTCGAGGACGACCGCCCCGTCGTCGCGGACGACGACCGACTCCCCCCGGGCGGCGTACAGGTCGGCGACGAACGACGTCAGGGCCTCCCCGTCGAGTCGGCGGAGCCACCGGGCGAACTCCGCGCGCGTGACGACCGTCATACGATATCGTACCACTCGAAAGGTGACGGCTCTTTCCCCCGCGGAGGGGGAGGACGAGACAGTGGAGGCGGTCGCCCGACACCGCCGCCTCCGGCAGGTTCAAACGAATCGACTTCCAAAATTCACGTATGAGCATCCAGACCGAGCGGCTCGAAGACATGGGGCGCGAACTCGGCGACGCCATCGCGGAGACGCCGGAGTACGAGGCGTTCGAGGAGGCGAAGGCCGCCGTCGAGAACGACGAGGACCTGCAGGCCGAGATACGCGAGTTCCAGCAACGCCGCGAGGAGTTCATGCTCGCCCGACAGCGCGGCGAGGCGACGCAGGAGCGACTGGAGGAGGTCCAGACCGCACAGCGCGACCTCCACTCGAAGGACAAGATGGCGACGTACCTAGAGGCCCAAGAGACGCTGCAGGAGCGGCTCGAAGCGGTCAACGAGGCCATCTCCGACCCCCTCGCCGTCGACTTCGGCGGCGAGGCCGGCGGCTGCTGTCAGGACTGAGCGAAACGCGAACCCGGTCCGGCGCGCGCCGCGGACCTCGACCTCGACCTCGACTTTTTCTCCGATGAGGCGGCCAGTCGCCCCATGCTCGCGATAGCCGGCGGCAAGGGCGGATGCGGGAAGACCACGACGACGCTCGGACTCGCGGCCGCGCGCGACGGCCCGACCCTCGTCGTCGACGCCGACGCCGACATGCCGAACCTCCACGCGATGGCGGACGTCCCGCGCGACCCGCCGTCGGGTCCGAACGCCGGTTCGGACTCGCACCCGGCCCCGAACCGCCTCGGCCACCGTCACCCCGACCACGGCGACCTGAGAGTCAGGCCGGCGCCGACGGCTTCGAGGGGACCCGAGACCGCCGGAGGCGACGAAATCACGGCGCACCTCGGCCGCGTCAGCGAGGCCGTCTCGGGGGAGAGGGCGGTGCTGGTCGACTGCCCCGCCGGCGCGGGACCGGACGCCGCCGCGCCCGTCCGCGCCGCCGACGGCGTCCTCCTCGTCGCGTCCGCGTGCGCCCCCTCCCTGCGCGACGCGGCGAAGACGGGGGCGACGGCCCGCGCGCTGGGGACACCGGTCGTCGGCGCCGTCCTCACCCGTTCGCGACTGGCGCCGGCAGGCGTCGAGTCGCTGCTCGGGTGTCCCCTCCTCGGCGCCGTGCCGCCCGTCGACCCGCCCGTGCTAGACGACGTGCGCGTCGAGAAGGCGTACCGAGACGTGGCAGCGGAACTACAGCAGCACAAAGACCTAAGATAGCGGACTGTCTGTATTCGTGTCGTGTCCGACCGACTGACGACCGGAATCACGGTCCTCGACCGCGAACTCGGCGGCGGCATCCCCGCGGGGAGCATCGTCGCCCTGTTGGCCGACCCGGCCAGTCAGTCCGAACTGTTCCTCTACGAACTCACCGCCGTCCGCGGGACGCTGTATCTGACGACCGTCCGCTCGGACCAAGCCGTCGAGGACGCCATCGCGCGCACGCGAACGCGCGTCGGGTCGCCCACCGTCCGCGACGTGGGCGCGGAGGCGCCCCTCGACGCGGCGAACAAACTCGTCCGCGACCTGCCGGAGGGCGCGAACCTCATCGTGGACGTGGTGGACGTGTTGGAGACGGCAGACCCCGTTCGGTACCGGGCGTTCCTGAACGGTCTCCAGACGCACATGGTGAACACCGGCGGCCTCGCCGTCCTCCACGGGATGAAGGGGGATGCGCCGACGAACCGTCGGTACACCGAGCACATGGCCGACGTGGTGTTCGACCTGCGGACGGCCGTCGACGGCGCGGAGATAGAAAACCGCCTCGCCGTCCCCAAGTTCCGCGGCGGCCGCGCCCCCGAAGAGACCATCAAACTCCGTCTCAGCGAGCAGGTGGCCGTCGACACCAGCCGCGACATCGCCTGAGACCGGCTTCGACCCGTTCAGACCGCGTAGTACAGCAGCGTCGCGACCGTCAGAGCGACCGTCAGCGCCGACCAGTTTCGGACGCTGGCGAGTGCGTCCACCTCCGTCCGCTTGGCGAAGAGGTACGCGAAGTAGGGAATCAGCGGCGCGAGACGGACGAGAGAGGAGACGTCGCGGTTCAGGACGAACTGGAGGACGAGCGTCAAGCCGACGGTGCACCCGGCGGCGACGGCGGCCAGTTTCAGGTCGTCGGCGGGGACGGACGTCGGGGGCGACTCCTCGGACATGGCTCTCGGTCTTCCTGCGCGGGTGTCCCAAAAGAAAGCGCTGGTTCGGATTCGACTCCGAGCGTCCGCGTTACTCCTCGTCGGCGTCCGCTTCGACGTCGAGGTCGCCCTCTTCGAGTTCCTCGACGAGTTCGTCGGCGTCGACGTCGACGTCCTCCATGGCCGCCTCGATGTCCTCGGCGTCGGCGCCGCCACCGCCGCCCATACCGCCCATCATACCGCCCATGCCGCCCATCATGCCGCCCATCCCGTCGATGGTCTCCTGCACGATGACGCGGTCGAGGTCGAGACGGTCCATGAGGTCCTGTGCGATCTGCTGCTTCGAGAACATCCACTGCTGGTTCATCGTCATCTGCTGGGTGGCCTCGATGTACAGCGTCTCCTTCTCGGTGGTGACCGTCTCCGTTTCGGGTTCGCCCTCGTCGTCGTCGTCGTCGGACTCGACGACCTGCTCTTCTTCCTCCTCGTCGGTCTGAATCCAGACCTCGGGGACCTGCTGGAGGTACATGCCGAGGAGGCCCTCGGCCTGCTCCTCGCGGTCGTCGACGAGTTCGAGTATCTCGTACTCGTACTCGAGGTCCTCGCCGGCGAGGGGGTGGTTGAAGTTGACGCGGGCGCGGCCGCCGATGATGGTCTCGACGCGACCCTGGTCGCCGTCGACCTGCACCTGCGCGCCGGGGTAGCGGTCGTCCTCGTCGATCTTGTTGGCGCTGACCGTGCGCACCTCGTCGTCGTCGAACTCGCCGAA
Protein-coding regions in this window:
- a CDS encoding RAD55 family ATPase, with protein sequence MSDRLTTGITVLDRELGGGIPAGSIVALLADPASQSELFLYELTAVRGTLYLTTVRSDQAVEDAIARTRTRVGSPTVRDVGAEAPLDAANKLVRDLPEGANLIVDVVDVLETADPVRYRAFLNGLQTHMVNTGGLAVLHGMKGDAPTNRRYTEHMADVVFDLRTAVDGAEIENRLAVPKFRGGRAPEETIKLRLSEQVAVDTSRDIA
- a CDS encoding MBL fold metallo-hydrolase, which translates into the protein MSVSDWDDWLPRAVESASPDTVAAWYLGCNGFFLKGSEGTTVAIDPYVGLGDPPRTVRMIPVPFDPDDIDEMDAVLATHEHTDHVHGPSQAPILEATDAQYYAPDDSLDVVYEDEAWLDEYDLSKERFTEVAEGDTFEVGEFTIHVEFSHDPDSTHPVSYVIEHDSGTFFHGGDTKPHEEFDELGETYDIDVGVLAFGAVGNIDDKETGEPIRTKWYSTENEVVKAASDLQFDRLVPTHWDMWKGLTADPTVLHHHAKSYDHPERLDIVEIGDRVDL
- a CDS encoding TIGR00725 family protein encodes the protein MRMSIIGGGTVGEETRETAVAVGRIVARRGHTVVCGGLGGVMEAACRGAKKAGGDTVGILPTERRADANEYVDIAIATGLGHARNGLVVMNGDGVIAIDGAGGTLTEVGFSLVFDRPIAGLGTHDVPGVEACETPADAVRYVESELGI
- a CDS encoding MinD/ParA family ATP-binding protein, with product MLAIAGGKGGCGKTTTTLGLAAARDGPTLVVDADADMPNLHAMADVPRDPPSGPNAGSDSHPAPNRLGHRHPDHGDLRVRPAPTASRGPETAGGDEITAHLGRVSEAVSGERAVLVDCPAGAGPDAAAPVRAADGVLLVASACAPSLRDAAKTGATARALGTPVVGAVLTRSRLAPAGVESLLGCPLLGAVPPVDPPVLDDVRVEKAYRDVAAELQQHKDLR
- the dph2 gene encoding diphthamide biosynthesis enzyme Dph2 gives rise to the protein MSQDATTEGDLRNTGMSLRHDREWDYELERIVEEVEERDANRVGLQFPEGLKRRGPAVADDLRELCGDDVTFMLSGQPCYGACDLDTYLMRRTDVFVHFGHSPMKESDKIIYVPLFSNVDPMPILEDSLEKLDGEEVGLVTTAQHMNRFEDMCDWLEERGYDVHTRRGDDRLSHEGQVLGCNYASADIDADQVLYVGGGKFHPLGLAMEHPEKNVVIADPVNNVVKIADTEQFMKQRYASVHKAMDAEKWGVIFCTKIGQGRMEIAEKILDDNPNAYLITMDEVTPDRLRNFDMDAFVNTGCPRITTDDGPRFHKPMLTPGEYRIAVGDKPLDSLEFDTFHGTW
- a CDS encoding FKBP-type peptidyl-prolyl cis-trans isomerase yields the protein MSDEQQAEAAEAEADAAEDVEEEVAEEETEGGIQDGDFVRLAYTVRTVEDDTVVDTTDEEVAEEAEIDTDEYDFEPRVIIVGAGHIFESVDDALVGAEVGDTDTVEIPAAEAFGEFDDDEVRTVSANKIDEDDRYPGAQVQVDGDQGRVETIIGGRARVNFNHPLAGEDLEYEYEILELVDDREEQAEGLLGMYLQQVPEVWIQTDEEEEEQVVESDDDDDEGEPETETVTTEKETLYIEATQQMTMNQQWMFSKQQIAQDLMDRLDLDRVIVQETIDGMGGMMGGMGGMMGGMGGGGGADAEDIEAAMEDVDVDADELVEELEEGDLDVEADADEE
- a CDS encoding YlbF family regulator, which translates into the protein MSIQTERLEDMGRELGDAIAETPEYEAFEEAKAAVENDEDLQAEIREFQQRREEFMLARQRGEATQERLEEVQTAQRDLHSKDKMATYLEAQETLQERLEAVNEAISDPLAVDFGGEAGGCCQD